A section of the Girardinichthys multiradiatus isolate DD_20200921_A chromosome 5, DD_fGirMul_XY1, whole genome shotgun sequence genome encodes:
- the lyl1 gene encoding protein lyl-1 yields the protein MMEKLKHSAPPASLPDLPCTTSSSSPSSSSSSPSCASVEPHSPSASLDHIGSPPPINNTGLTEHMNVSTAAMTRCPIILTTVLSSHQAGASDTPESIVRETEQDDEVGKLEGSKSSASNAAESTERSPTLSSPPPLLPAPAKTSPCPLPPTTSTAVLSSSSLSSLPPHIPVISLGHSKPRLPLLNTHLTALHPIPSLIHGPNGDIWRSQQNCLTMVSPGASGLSGDPGGPSTGPPGPLLAQQYLPAHPFLTSSYLGPSGGSYGVNNNIRIKRRPSSHFEMEINECPPQKLARRVFTNSRERWRQQNVNGAFSELRKLIPTHPPDKKLSKNEILRLAVKYINFLVTLLNDQAQDKSQNSAEDKSEDDSSAAGLDSDSQRTLFQRDPPPATTRPAALASAHRDSTDSVIALANSPATSSCYGDTDSEESFGAKTSLATHGILGKVKDQIRMVAATNDER from the exons ATGATGGAAAAACTGAAACATTCTGCTCCACCCGCCTCGCTTCCTGACCTACCTTGTaccacctcctcttcctctccatcatcttcatcctcttcaCCCTCCTGTGCATCTGTGGAGCCACACAGTCCTTCAGCATCCTTGGATCACATTGGAAGCCCACCCCCCATAAATAATACTGGGCTAACGGAACATATGAATGTCTCTACTGCAGCCATGACTCGGTGTCCCATCATCCTGACAACAGTGTTGAGCAGTCACCAAGCAGGTGCATCTGATACACCTGAGTCAATCGTTAGGGAGACGGAGCAAGATGACGAGGTGGGAAAACTGGAGGGATCAAAAAGCTCTGCCTCTAATGCAGCTGAATCAACAGAGAGGTCCCCAACCCTTTCTTCTCCACCTCCACTGCTTCCAGCTCCAGCCAAGACTTCTCCTTGCCCTCTGCCCCCTACGACTTCCACTGCTGTCCTCTCATCATCCTCACTCTCTTCTCTTCCTCCACACATTCCAGTCATCAGCCTCGGTCACAGCAAGCCCCGTTTACCTCTCCTCAATACCCATTTgactgccctccacccaattccCAGCCTCATACATGGACCAAACGGGGACATTTGGCGGAGCCAGCAGAACTGTTTAACCATGGTCAGTCCTGGAGCTTCGGGATTATCTGGAGATCCTGGAGGCCCCTCCACTGGTCCTCCTGGGCCCCTCTTGGCTCAGCAATACCTGCCTGCACACCCGTTCCTCACCAG TTCCTATTTGGGACCCTCAGGAGGAAGCTATGGTGTCAACAACAACATCCGCATAAAGAGGAGGCCCTCATCTCATTTTGAGATGGAGATCAACGAAT GCCCTCCTCAGAAACTTGCCCGGCGGGTGTTTACCAACAGTCGTGAGCGCTGGCGGCAGCAGAACGTGAATGGGGCTTTCTCTGAGCTCCGAAAACTCATTCCTACGCACCCGCCAGACAAGAAGCTTAGCAAGAATGAAATCCTGCGTTTGGCTGTGAAATACATCAACTTTCTGGTCACACTGCTCAATGACCAGGCCCAGGACAAGAGCCAGAACTCAGCCGAGGACAAATCGGAGGATGATAGCAGTGCTGCTGGGTTGGACAGTGACAGTCAGAGGACTCTGTTTCAGAGGGACCCACCGCCTGCAACAACCCGTCCTGCTGCTTTGGCATCAGCCCACAGAGATTCAACTGACTCAGTCATCGCATTGGCAAACTCTCCAGCAACATCTAGCTGTTATGGAGACACAGACAGCGAGGAGAGCTTTGGGGCTAAGACCTCTTTGGCGACACATGGTATTCTGGGAAAGGTTAAAGATCAGATAAGGATGGTTGCTGCCACAAATGATGAGAGGTGA